In Hyphomicrobium denitrificans 1NES1, the genomic stretch CACATCGTGCGCTCGTTCGATCCGTGCATGGTCTGCACGGTGCACTGAGGGACGTCGGATGGTGATCGAAGCCAACCGTGCCACGGATCAGGACGAAGAGGTGATCGGTGTCGCGCTGCGCGTGCGGGGCCTCGTGCAAGGCGTTGGCTTTCGTCCAACCGTGTGGCGGCTGGCGCGCAAATTCGAGCTGTCGGGCGAAGTCTTGAACGATGGCGAGGGTGTGCTCATCCGCGCCTGGGGATCGCCTCGATCGCTGGCGCGTTTCGGGGATGCGCTCGTTGAGGAGCGCCCGCCGCTGGCGCGCATCGACGGCATAGAGCGGATGCTCCTTGGCGGAAGCGAGCCACAGCACGGGTTTCGCATCGTTGCAAGCGAGGCTGGAACCATAACAACCGGCATCGTCGCGGATGCGGCCACCTGTCCGGATTGCCGCGCCGAGGTGCAGGATCCGTCGAACCGCCGCTACCGCTATCCCTTCACCAACTGTACGCATTGCGGACCCCGGCTCTCCATCGTTCGCGCCATTCCCTACGACCGCGCCTCGACGTCGATGGTGGCGTTCCCGATGTGCGAGGATTGCCGCGCCGAGTACGAAGATCCCGGCGACCGGCGCTTTCATGCTGAACCCAATGCTTGCCCGGTCTGCGGCCCGCGCGTTTGGCTCGAGGATGTACGTGGCCGGGAGCTTGCCCTTGAGCGCGGCGAGGATGCTGTCGCAGCGGCCGTGCGCCTGATCCGTGCCGGCTTCATTGTCGCCATCAAGGGGATCGGCGGCTTCCAGCTCGCCTGCGATGCGGCGAACGCCGAGGCCGTCGACCAGCTCCGGACACGCAAACGCCGCTATCACAAACCCTTCGCGCTTATGGCGCGCGACACCGCCATGGTGCGCGCCTATGCGGACGTGACGGTGGAGGAGGCGCGTTCGCTCGAAAGCTCTGCCGGGCCTATCGTGATCTTCGATGCCGCGACGGCAGGGGAACTTCTTGCGCCGGGCGTAGCGCCGGGTCAATCGACGCTCGGGTTCATGCTGCCTTATACGCCCCTGCACCATTTGCTGATGCGGGATCTCGCGCGGCCGATCGTGCTCACCTCCGGGAATCTCAGTGACGAGCCGCAATGCACGCAGAATGATGCGGCGCGAATGAAACTCAAAGGAGTCGCTGATTATTGGCTGATGCACGACCGGGACATCGTGAACCGCCTCGACGATTCCGTTCTACGCCGCATCGATGGGGCGCCGGTGCTCCTGCGCCGGGCGCGCGGTTTTGCGCCGGAACCTATACGGCTGCCCGAAGGCTTTGCCGCTGCGCCCCGCGTGCTCGCCATGGGCGCCGAGCTCAAGAGCACATTCTGCCTCGTGCGCGGTGGCGAAGCGATCGTGTCCCAACATATCGGTGATCTCGAAGAAGCAGCCACGCATTCCGATTTTCGCGCGGCCCTCGACCTCTATCGCCGTCTGTTCGCGTTTACACCGGATGCCGTCGCCGTCGATCGGCATCCGGACTATCTCTCGACCCAGTGGGGCCGTTCCATTGCCTTCGATGAGGGCGCTCGTCTCATCGCGGTGCAGCACCATCATGCGCATGTAGCGGCGTGCCTTGCGGAGCACGGCGTGCCGGTCTCCACGCGTCCTGTTCTCGGCGTCGTTCTCGACGGGCTCGGCCTCGGCGATGACGGCGGGCTATGGGGCGGGGAATTCCTACTATGCGACTACACGCGTTACGAACGGCTCGCGTCGTTCGAGCCCGTGCCCCTCTTGGGCGGCGCCAAGGCCATGCGTGAGCCGTGGCGCAATGCGTTCGCCCATATTGAGCAGGTCATGGGCTGGGAGCGCGTGGCCGAACGCTACCCCGATTTCGCAATCACGCGGCTGCTTCGGGAGAAGCCCGTGGATCAGCTCCGGCGCATGATTGCGACGAAGCTCAATTCGCCGCTTTCGAGTTCAGCGGGGCGCGTGTTCGATGCAGTTGCCGCGGTGCTCGGCGTGTATGCCGAGGCCACTTCCTATGAAGGTCAGGCGGCCATCGAGATCGAGGCGCTCGCGGAGCGCGGGCTCGGCTCGGCGGGCGATGGCTACCCCTGCGATATTGAGGAGGGCGCGCCGCTTCTTATCGGCTGGCGGGCGATGTGGACAGCGCTCCTCCGCGATCTTGCAGATGGGACGGCGCGCGAGATCATCGCTGCGCGGTTCCATATCGGCCTTGCTAAGGCGGTGGGCAGGGCTGCGTGCCAGCTTGCGGCACGGCACGGCGTGGAAACTGTCGCGCTCTCGGGCGGCGTGTTCCAGAACCGCATCCTGCTCGGGGCTGTTGCACAGTTGCTGCGCGACGCAGGTCTGCTTGTGCTGAAGCCACGACGCTTCCCGGCCAACGACGGGGGGCTTTCGCTGGGGCAGGCGGTGATCGCCGCAGCGCGCGAGATTATCGGAAGGGATAAGGCGGGGAGTTAGGCCTTGCGACGGGCTGTCCTCTCGGGAATGACCGTATAGTGACGATCAGCGGACATGGTGGCTGTTTTCAACCCGGGCTAAGCATCGCCGCAACGCCTCCAGAAGCGGACAAAGCCGGTCGACGGGACGGGTCAGGATCGAACATCACTTTGATCATGCCTCTTGAAGCTCGCGCCGCGTCGGCAGGAATTCCGCGAAACGGATTGTACGCCCATCCCAATGTGTAACAGATGGAGCTTAAGACCATCTCGCGCATTCGTTATCGTCTGTGCTCGCATTGTGAGCTTGAGATTGATCTCAATCAAGCAGCAGCCGTCGCTCCCTGCGAATGTCCTGCGTGATGAGCCACGAAACACATTCCCTCCGCATCATTTGCATGTCGATGCTTCGGCTGTGACCTGAACGAGACGCTAGAGAAATGTTGGTCAGAATTCTTGGCTCCTCTGCAGGAGGTGGCTTCCCGCAGTGGAATTGCGGCTGTCCGAATTGCACCGCCGCTAAAGCGGGCAAGCTTGGCTTCACGCCGCGAACCCAGTCGTCGCTCGCGGTAAGCCGCACCGGAAAGGAATGGGTGCTTCTGAATGCCTCTCCTGACCTCCGCCAGCAGATTGCCGCCGTGCCTGCGTTGCGCACTACTCCAGACGGCAGGCTCAGAGGCAGCCCGATCAAGTCGGTAATAGTTACCAACGGCGATGTCGATCACATCGCAGGCCTGATCGATCTTCGGGAGGCCGAGCCGCTCGTCGTCTATGCAACTGATCGGGTCCAGAGCGTCATCCGATCCAACTCGATCTTCAACATCCTGGCGCCGAGTCTCGTCAGGCGCGAGATCATGCCGCTCGAGCAAGAGATCGCAATCTCGGGACCGGAAGGAGAGCTCGGACTGAAGGTCGAGGCTTTCGCCGTACCGGGAAAGATCGCCCTCTATCTTGAGGACTGCGCCGCCGGTCCAGAGTTTGGGACGGAGACGGGTGACACCGTCGGCCTGAAGATCCGCGATCCGGAAAGCGGCGCGTCGTTCTTCTACATTCCCGGTTGTTCGCACCTTGATGCGCCGCTGCGCGAGCGGCTTGAGAATGCTGCGCTCGTGTTCTTCGACGGTACGCTTTACCGGGACACTGAGATGATCGATGCAGGCCTTCTCGATAAGACCGGGAAGCGCATGGGCCACATTTCCATTTCGGGTCCGGAAGGCTCCATCGCGGCGTTCGAGGACATGAACGTCGCTCGAAAGATTTACGTGCACATCAACAATTCCAACCCGGTGCTGAATGAGCGGTCCCCTGAGCGGGCTGCGACCGAGGCGGCCGGATGGGAGATCGGCTATGACGGAATGGAGGTTGAAATGAACGAGTTCGTCAGGAAGTTCGAGATTACTGATGCCCCATGGAGTCAGGAGGAATTCGAAGCTCAGATTCGGGCTGTTGGGCCTGCGCGCTATCACGACCTGCATCCGTTCCATAAGGCGCTGCACGGCGGAAAGATGAGCAAGGCGCAGGTCGCCGCGTGGGCGCTCAACCGGTACTGCTATCAGGAAGCCATCCCGCGCAAGGACGCCGCGTTCATGAGTCGGGTCCACGATCGGGATTTGCGCCGCGAGTGGATCCATCGCATTCATGACCACGACGGGCTTCCGCCCGAAGAACTCGGCGGTATCGAGCGCTGGCTTAAGCTGACGGATTGCCTGGGGCTCGATCGCGAGTACGTCATGAGCATGCAGGGAGCACTGCCAGCGACGCGCTTTGCAGTCGAAGCCTATGTCCGCTTTGTAGTCGAGCAGCCGCTCGTCGTCGCTGCGGCCTCCTCGCTGACCGAGCTCTTCGCCCCTTCGATTCATCGCGAACGCATTGCCGGCATGCTTGCCAACTACACGTTCGTGAACGACGAGGTCATGGCCTATTTCAAACGGCGGCTGTCGCAGGCGCCGCGAGACGCAACCTTTGCGCTCCAGTTCGTAAAGGAAAACGCTCGCACGCGCGAGTTGCAGCAAGGGTGTGTGGATGCCGTCAAATTCAAGTGCGACGTACTGTGGGCTCAGCTCGACGCCCTGCAACTGGCGTATGTCGACGGGCTCATTCCGCCGGGAGCCTATCGTCCAGAGGGCATGTGACGGCTTGACCGCCGAGTGGTGGGGAATCGCTTCGACAGCCAGATCTGTGTGAGCGAGAGCGCCTGAGACGTGTAGATGATCGGGGTTGGCGGCTGCCGCCAACCTGATACGGGACTCTCGATGCTTCAGGATCCACCCGAGCAGGTGGATGACGGCCTGACGATGATGGGAGAAGGAGGCCGCTATGATGGATGACGCCGCCAATGTTCGCACGGGCACAGAAGCTGCGTGCGATCCGGCTGAGGTGTGCGAGCGTCCTCGCGCTCCCATCGGCCTTCTCGCCGAGCTCACGTATCGCTGTCCGCTGCAATGTCCCTATTGCTCGAACCCCCTCGAAATGAGCGGGGTTAGGGAGGAGCTTTCGACGTCGGAGTGGCAGGACGTCCTGAAGCAGGCCGCCGACCTCGGAGTTCTCCAATTGCACCTCTCCGGTGGCGAGCCGTGTGTACGCCAGGATCTCGAGTTGATTCTGGGGACTGCGGTCAAGGTGGGCCTCTATACGAACCTCATCACATCGGGAGTCACGCTGTCCCGCGATCGCCTGATGCAGATGGCCGATATCGGGCTCGACCATGTGCAGCTCTCGATTCAGGATGTCGACGAGAGGAACGCTGAGTTCATCTCGGCGTACAAGGGCGGCTTCGAAAAGAAGCGCCAGGTGGCGCGATGGGTCAAGGAACTCGGCCTGCCACTCACGATCAATGTCGTCGTCCACCGCCACAACATCGAAAATCTGCCCGCGCTCATCGACTTCGCAGTCGAAATGGGCGCCGGGCGCATCGAGGTGGCCAACGTGCAGTACTACGCCTGGGCTTTGAAGAACCGGGCGGCGCTCATTCCGACCCGTGCCCAGTTCATGCGCTCTCTCGAGATTGCGAAGGAAGCTCAGCAACGGCTGAAGGGTATCCTGCTCTTCGACGTCGTGGCGCATGACCATTACGCCGTGCGCCCGAAACCCTGCATGAGCGGATGGGGCAGGAGCCTCATCGACATCACGCCGACGGGAAAGGTTCTGCCCTGCCATGCCTGCGAGACGATCCCGGGATTGGAAATCGATAACGTTCGGCAGAAACCGTTGGCGGAGATCTGGCTTAACGGTCCGGCATTCCAGAAATTCCGCGGCACTTCCTGGATGAAGGAGCCGTGCCGCTCCTGCGAAAGGCGCGAGATCGACTGGGGCGGTTGCCGCTGCCAAGCTCTGGCATTCACGGGAGACCCAGCAAATGCTGACCCGGCATGCGAGCTGTCCGCCTGGCACAAGGACTTCGTCACTATCGCCGAAAGGGAGGCCGCGGCGCCGTCCCCACCGTTTATCTATCGGCGCATTCGGCAGGCATGAAGTCTGCGCACCCTCATGGTCTTGATGGCGGCTCGGCGCCAATCAGCCTTTCCTGCCGGACGACCTGATCAGCTCTGTGCGCCTCTCGCATTCGCATCGATCATCTCGATCGAATTTCTGCGAAATCCGGCCGGAAACGCGCTGCGATATCAATGGGAAGCTGGCGCCCCGTAGGGGACTCGAACCCCTGTTGCCCACGTGAGAGGCGGGTGTCCTGGGCCACTAGACGAACGGGGCCGGCGCAAGCCCCGACGTGTAATCGGTCGGCGGCATTCGATCAACCCCGAAAACAGCCGCTAGGCCCATGCAAGTTGAAAAACGCGTGCGCGGGGGCGCGGGCGCGACTGGGTAGAGAGTTTGTTGCCGGTGCGGCTTTTCCATAGTCTCTAGTTCTTCGGCAAAGCCTCGATCGGCTTGACGTCGACAACGCGTCGACCCGTATTGAGGTCGAGGATGGTAATACCTGTTCCCTGGGGCCCTTCATGCTGGACGGCCAGTCGATTTCCGGAGAGCGAGATGGATACAACTCTGGACCCCTTCGGGATTTCCAGCGTCACGGTTCCGGCAGCGCGCCAGGCGGCGCTGATGCTTGGGACCCCTTGACCTCCCGACGACGGCGTGGTCGCGAGCCCGGTCACTTTCACGATGACGGCGCCAAGTCCTATAAGGATCAGCGACCCTAACCCAAGGACTACGATCTTAAGGTTGCGCTGCAGGCGCTGTTCGCGCATCACATCGGACGAGGCTGGCTCACCGTTGGTCATTGTGATCGTGCTTCTTTCTTCTCAATGCTTCTGATCGTGCCAAATAACACGAAATCGCAGGATACGATCGAACTGACTGCGGGTCCTGAAGACGCCGGTCAGCGCGTCGATCGCTGGCTGGCGGACAGAATCGAGAGCTTAAGCCGCGCGCGCATCCAGGCGCTGATTCACGGCGGTTATGTCAGCAACGGTGGAACGATACGAGAGGCCCGGGCGCCGGTCAAACCGGGCGTTACCTATAGAATTGCGCTTCCGCCGCCGAGCCCGTCTGAGGTCGAAGGCGAAAATTTACCGCTTGCCATCGTTTACGAAGATGCCGACCTGATCGTCATCGACAAACCCGCGGGATTGGTCGTGCATCCGGCTGCGGGGCACGCCTCGGGAACTTTGGTCAACGCGCTCATCGCGCACTGCGGCGACAGCCTATCCGGCATCGGTGGGATCAAGCGGCCGGGCATCGTGCACCGACTCGACAAGGATACGTCGGGTCTGCTGGTCATCGCAAAAAACGACGCGGCGCATCAGGGGTTGGCGGAGCAGTTTAAAAGCCATGGCCGCGACGGCCGGCTGTACCGCAGCTATCTCGCGTTCGTATGGGGTAAGTTACCTCGTCCCAAAGGGTCGATCGATGCGCGTCTCGGCCGGAGTCAAGCCAACCGTACGAAGATCGCTGTCGTGCGCGGGGAGGCGGGCCGTTCGGCGACGACGCATTATGAAGTGCTGAAGACCTTTCCCGGCGATCGGCCCACTGGCGACGTTTCGCTCGTTCGTCTTGTTCTCGAGACAGGACGTACACACCAGATCAGGGTGCACCTCGCGCATATCGGTCATCCGATTTTGGGGGATGCTGTTTATGGCAGCGGCTTCAAGACGCGGCTTGCGTCACTGAAGCCTGCGGCGCGTGCCGAAGCCTCCGCTTTGGCGCGCCAGGCACTGCACGCCGAGACGCTCCACTTCGAGCACCCGTCCACGGGGAAAAAGCTCAAATTTAACAGCGAACTACCGGAAGATCTTCGGCGCCTCGAGGCGGCATTCCGGCCGACGGAAAAAGCAAACAAGAAACGTTTGTAAGGGGTGTGGCAATCAGCCGTTAAGCCGATCACGCGACGCTCAAACCGTCGTGGCGGGAACCCCCGATGATTTCCGGGATTTAACTACTATGTAACGTGTGGCGTGGGGGGCACGAATATAGACTCCCATGACATCAAGGGAGCGACGGACTGTACCGCCAGGGCGGGTGAAGGTCCGTAGAGGGCTTATGGCTACAAAAGGTCTTCCGACACTGGCAGGCGGTTCGCTCGGCCTCTCGCGGTATCTTGAGGAAATCCGCAAGTTTCCGATGCTTGCACCCGACGAAGAGTACATGCTGGCCAAGCGCTGGCAGCAGCATCAGGATTCCGACGCCGCCGAGAAACTGGTGACGTCGCATCTGCGTCTCGTCGCCCGCATTGCGATGGGGTACCGCGGCTATGGCCTCCCCATCGGCGAAGTCATCTCCGAAGGCAATGTCGGCCTCATGCAGGCGGTGAAGCGCTTCGACCCCGAGAAGGGCTTTCGTCTCGCCACCTATGCGATGTGGTGGATACGTGCGTCCATTCAAGAGTACATTTTGCGCTCGTGGAGCCTCGTGAAGATGGGCACCACTGCGGCGCAGAAGAAGCTCTTCTTCAATCTGCGGCGCGCCAAGAGCCAGTTGCAGGCGCTTGACGACGGCGATCTGCGGCCGGATCAGGTCAAGGCGATCGCGACGAAGCTCGGCGTTCCTGAAGAGGATGTCGTGAGCATGAACCGCCGTCTCGGTGGTGATGCTTCGCTCAACGCACCGATCCGTGCCGAGTCCGAATCCGGCGAATGGCAGGATTGGCTCGTCGACGATACGCCGACGCAAGAAGACCGGCTCGTCGAGGATGAGGAACTGCAGCGGCGCAAGTCGTATCTCTCTTCGGCCATGTCGGTCCTGAATGACCGCGAACGGCGCGTCTTCGAGCAACGGCGTCTGGCCGAGGAGCCGGCGACGCTCGAGGAGCTGTCGG encodes the following:
- the hypF gene encoding carbamoyltransferase HypF; its protein translation is MVIEANRATDQDEEVIGVALRVRGLVQGVGFRPTVWRLARKFELSGEVLNDGEGVLIRAWGSPRSLARFGDALVEERPPLARIDGIERMLLGGSEPQHGFRIVASEAGTITTGIVADAATCPDCRAEVQDPSNRRYRYPFTNCTHCGPRLSIVRAIPYDRASTSMVAFPMCEDCRAEYEDPGDRRFHAEPNACPVCGPRVWLEDVRGRELALERGEDAVAAAVRLIRAGFIVAIKGIGGFQLACDAANAEAVDQLRTRKRRYHKPFALMARDTAMVRAYADVTVEEARSLESSAGPIVIFDAATAGELLAPGVAPGQSTLGFMLPYTPLHHLLMRDLARPIVLTSGNLSDEPQCTQNDAARMKLKGVADYWLMHDRDIVNRLDDSVLRRIDGAPVLLRRARGFAPEPIRLPEGFAAAPRVLAMGAELKSTFCLVRGGEAIVSQHIGDLEEAATHSDFRAALDLYRRLFAFTPDAVAVDRHPDYLSTQWGRSIAFDEGARLIAVQHHHAHVAACLAEHGVPVSTRPVLGVVLDGLGLGDDGGLWGGEFLLCDYTRYERLASFEPVPLLGGAKAMREPWRNAFAHIEQVMGWERVAERYPDFAITRLLREKPVDQLRRMIATKLNSPLSSSAGRVFDAVAAVLGVYAEATSYEGQAAIEIEALAERGLGSAGDGYPCDIEEGAPLLIGWRAMWTALLRDLADGTAREIIAARFHIGLAKAVGRAACQLAARHGVETVALSGGVFQNRILLGAVAQLLRDAGLLVLKPRRFPANDGGLSLGQAVIAAAREIIGRDKAGS
- a CDS encoding RluA family pseudouridine synthase; protein product: MLLIVPNNTKSQDTIELTAGPEDAGQRVDRWLADRIESLSRARIQALIHGGYVSNGGTIREARAPVKPGVTYRIALPPPSPSEVEGENLPLAIVYEDADLIVIDKPAGLVVHPAAGHASGTLVNALIAHCGDSLSGIGGIKRPGIVHRLDKDTSGLLVIAKNDAAHQGLAEQFKSHGRDGRLYRSYLAFVWGKLPRPKGSIDARLGRSQANRTKIAVVRGEAGRSATTHYEVLKTFPGDRPTGDVSLVRLVLETGRTHQIRVHLAHIGHPILGDAVYGSGFKTRLASLKPAARAEASALARQALHAETLHFEHPSTGKKLKFNSELPEDLRRLEAAFRPTEKANKKRL
- the pqqC gene encoding pyrroloquinoline-quinone synthase PqqC; the protein is MNEFVRKFEITDAPWSQEEFEAQIRAVGPARYHDLHPFHKALHGGKMSKAQVAAWALNRYCYQEAIPRKDAAFMSRVHDRDLRREWIHRIHDHDGLPPEELGGIERWLKLTDCLGLDREYVMSMQGALPATRFAVEAYVRFVVEQPLVVAAASSLTELFAPSIHRERIAGMLANYTFVNDEVMAYFKRRLSQAPRDATFALQFVKENARTRELQQGCVDAVKFKCDVLWAQLDALQLAYVDGLIPPGAYRPEGM
- the pqqE gene encoding pyrroloquinoline quinone biosynthesis protein PqqE, producing the protein MDDAANVRTGTEAACDPAEVCERPRAPIGLLAELTYRCPLQCPYCSNPLEMSGVREELSTSEWQDVLKQAADLGVLQLHLSGGEPCVRQDLELILGTAVKVGLYTNLITSGVTLSRDRLMQMADIGLDHVQLSIQDVDERNAEFISAYKGGFEKKRQVARWVKELGLPLTINVVVHRHNIENLPALIDFAVEMGAGRIEVANVQYYAWALKNRAALIPTRAQFMRSLEIAKEAQQRLKGILLFDVVAHDHYAVRPKPCMSGWGRSLIDITPTGKVLPCHACETIPGLEIDNVRQKPLAEIWLNGPAFQKFRGTSWMKEPCRSCERREIDWGGCRCQALAFTGDPANADPACELSAWHKDFVTIAEREAAAPSPPFIYRRIRQA
- the rpoH gene encoding RNA polymerase sigma factor RpoH is translated as MATKGLPTLAGGSLGLSRYLEEIRKFPMLAPDEEYMLAKRWQQHQDSDAAEKLVTSHLRLVARIAMGYRGYGLPIGEVISEGNVGLMQAVKRFDPEKGFRLATYAMWWIRASIQEYILRSWSLVKMGTTAAQKKLFFNLRRAKSQLQALDDGDLRPDQVKAIATKLGVPEEDVVSMNRRLGGDASLNAPIRAESESGEWQDWLVDDTPTQEDRLVEDEELQRRKSYLSSAMSVLNDRERRVFEQRRLAEEPATLEELSAEFGVSRERIRQIEVRAFEKVQKAVTSNARRAEAPAA